A window of Magnolia sinica isolate HGM2019 chromosome 13, MsV1, whole genome shotgun sequence genomic DNA:
ataccggaaatactgttctacatggggtgcgatagatatccctgggtgaaagtccctagacccttatggtaccaggaggttgctccaacgtctagaccgagtggatgcatgagtgctgagtgccgattaccagacggttgcgctttccactgtgtcgtggtcggttggaaggggatgcggccttacccgcccgagagtaggggacaatgctaggctgagtctgaccagctcgaggaatgggtccgctattgacgagccgagcccgatattggcaggcggatagtgaggtcttttccactcaccttattgcgcgcgatggggcggcaatctggcttggagtgtactagaccccggtgatatttcagattttgagctgtattgatatgtggacttagatgaggatttgcatgcttgagttgcatttcacattgcatggccttggtatggccgacatcattctttgcaccgcatggccttggtacggctaatggtattcttggcattcatcagcatgttccgcattactctaatactgcataactgcattaccaccctctaagctttctataagcttatgcatggccGTTgcgtgacgttggatcgcagcagtgctgaggcttggacgcgtggcatatctttttggagcttttggtctatcatcattgtatttcccttatgctcattgtacttgtaaagttttttattatagtagaaatgtgatggagtttttggttgttgtttgtgggttatacctttggttatgcttattacgaatcaaactgatgtttaaaatcctccttatagcatcccaggatcggaacctggcgaatgggcgctgggagccgagaatggggttctacggaggctgtcggcgccgaattcaacgatcgggaattttgtgagcccggttttcgagtttggggcgtgacataacgaGTCCACGTCACCTGTTAAAATCAAAATAGAACAAAGTTATATGCACTTTTGCATATAAAATATTGCAATGAGTGACATGTAATCTTAATATGAGTGGGACAGATAGTTGAAGCAGTATGCCCAATAAGTATATAAAGAACTTCCAAAATAGGAAGCCTATCACAATATAATTATATAATCTTACATAAATATATGCTCAGTCAAATACATGTCCCACATATCTTATATAATCTTTTGCATGCATCCCATAATTATATAGAAGTGGAAGGATATCCTGAGGAATCTGAGTCAAACAAGACTCATCCCATAAGGTCTAGGGATCTCTATGGTCATCCCGGCAAGGATAAGGATTCTAGATTGACTAGGAAATTCCACCTCCCGATCTATATAAGGATCACTTGAGAGCTTGTGGCGCATGCAAAACACAATCTATCTGCCCACCACAGTTTATATTCCTTCCACTTATGTACAATTAGCTTGCAGAATGTTTGAAGTTTAGGTTAACTTATATTGTTATTATCTAGTGCCATCATTGCAATACAATTAGAAAGAGTGTAAATATTCGTGACCTACTGTTGTTGGATCTATGATCAGTTGATTCCATACTCACCATTGGTCACATCTTGTTGACCATTTAATCCGATTGTTTGTCCATACAGGCGATAGTAtgcatttatcttttatttatgtctttgctttttttttttttttttaattgattctACTGAGCTTTAAATACGAATCAATAAAATTAACATTGTAGTCTttcgttttaatttttttttaatccattatTATATTATTGAGAAATAAAAGATCTGAAATCACCGCGGCTTAAAGAAACAAGGCAAAAAGTTCTCATTCACCGTCCCTTTTTAAATTCTTGATCATCTGCAACAACAGGTGGCTAAAAAGGTTACCGATCTCACAGATCTAGTTTTAAGTGGTCTATATCAACGGTTGGGGTATAAAGATATCCTAACCGCACACGCTTAACCGAATATGGGCCTTAATTAATACATGTGGGCTTGAATAGTTAACAATCATTTATATGTTTTGAGGTACTGTGAATGACCCGACGTACAAAATTGGCTGACTTTTATGGTAGAAAATTTAAAACAGTGAGATCACCTAATGAAAATGTCAGATCCTGCGCATGTTTGATTGTGATACATGCAATAATCATGCGTGGATGTGTACTCACACGTGTGTGAACGTGCGGCATTGTGTCATaatgggggagcggattaggtgttactagatgtgtacacgagtcgatccaagtcgagcttggcacagctcgactcggctcaaccacttgctgacctcagctcggctcggtccttgagcccgACTAGCCAGCTCAGCTCGATTTGATTAGCAGCTCAAGCAGTTCGAGCTAAGTTTGatccaagatcgagctgagttcgcctatgcagcattttcacaaacacatgaactgcactttcaaaatcttgttgtatgtaaaatagcagcaatagatttacaggtatttcatcaaacaccttgtaaataacataaaaatcaagaaaaaaaaaaaaaaaaaggtatttgtttcatatacgtactttccttgccaccagccacacttcattgagtcatttcattaaacacttggtgagcaacaataatatcaaagtaaccaagtcaccaaactgaATCGattcgagttcaattcgagttgggttcgatccgagtcgagtcgagctcaggcaagctcgaactctgttcaaaattttttcgagctcagaaaatcagctcaactcggctcgaactcagtttcgaaccgattcgaatcgagctttttcgagtcaagccaAGTGAGTTACCGAGTTAACTCTGCTTGTATAGAGCCTTAGGTGTTACCCGCATAACGCATTAGTGGGTGTTGCCCTGACCGGGAGGCCTACctcgatgtatatgttatattctaATGctatccatcagtttctccagctTATTTTCAGGCATGGCCcccaaaatgaagcaaatccaaatctcaagcaggGTCCATATAGTAAGGAACAAtgcctacctttaaaaacttctggggggcacaaaagttttgagtCAAACTTATaattgcgttttcccttcatccccgACGGTGTGACCTGCGGTGTGTGTTTTACCATCGTTCATTCAATGGctactgtttcatttggtgtgatccacttgagaaatggatatgcttcaattttggattatgccttaaaatgagctggaaaaaattgatggacagcatggatataaccgAGTAACACCTCATCCAATCCTCATATTGGGAATGTTTCACAATAACCTGATCCAAACATCCATATtgcaatggaaaaataaaataaatttgataCTCTGCCCGACCgcaatggatgatatgcaggcactaaaAAAAATGTAAACGTGGCAAAAGAATAGATTAAACTGCAAAATTGTAAACCCAGTTCAAGCCTGCCACGAAAACTTACACTTATTTGATCACTTTAGCTATCAGGTTAGTGGACATTTGTTGGACGCGTAGAATTGAAAATGACAATGATTGTCTTATTTCTGCAAACAAGCGTTCCATGGATCAAAGGGTAGGATCGTTCAACCAAATCATATTTTTATATCATAACTTAGAATCTGATTCCACAACTCTGACCATTTAATTGTACTGGGTTTAAGgcaaagtgcctgcgtatcaaccaccATGCTTTGCCTGAGTATCAAAAGAGTGTATAATTGGGTTTCGTTCGTATACTGCAAATCTCCTGCATCAACATGaagctaagtggggtccactgtgacgtcTGTGTAACATCCAGATGTGCAGGCTTATGTTAGGACGTGatctggatccttactcttgctcaggtggtagactctcaggagtttcaacacccggtcaagggttcgagtatccataggtggtgaaatcccactatagcatgagtgtgtggcggtgtgtgcgtgtgtaaataataataataataataataatgttaggACGTGATCTAAAAAATCAGGCACaaccaagacttaagtgggccgcactagaggaAATTTCTTGAGTGCAACCGAATTTTtgcatcaggctgatatttggtttttcccttcatgggTCTCGCCTTAAGAAGGGTTCGGATGCCTGCGGCATGGGCATCTCCATCCCTCCACTCTATGTCACTCCATTAAAATACTGTTTGAGGgaatttataagttttttatttttatttaaagataataaagtatttattaaaaatgaaaagagagactACAAACCAACTCTACTACAACCCAAGAGTCGAtgcccattctcaaatctaaaagtcttttaaaatttcaattttcaaaagCCCATTTCAAAATGCCTGTTAAGATTCCCACTCCAGTGGAGTGTTGGAGATATGGGCCCACAGACTCTCTGTGCACACGGATCACAAAATCTTCTCTCATGGTAGAATGGAGATGCAGTTGTGTGTAAACCCTATTACTGGGTAACCCAGAGCTCCGATGTGGTTGCAATAAACATCTTAAATATGTTGACTTTAAATATACTGGcttcaaaaatatatattttcctGAATACAATTCTGATTGAAATGATTCAAATGCTAAATGAAGCATGACTAGtttagttttaaaaaataataataaatagaaaataaaacccaaacataaataaGGCCGATTTTAAGACATTATGGAAATGCCTAAAAAATTGTCAGTTTCAAGCAATTGGTACTTAAAGGAATTTTAGTAATTCTTCTAGAATTTGGAattatataaaattttatgacatgaattatcagaaaatttttaaaaaataattcaataacTAAATATGCCAAAAATATTACAAGCAACAAATATGTTGGAATTAGAAATTCCTGCAACTACGAGTTGCAGATGGACCAGACGAGTTGCCGATGAACTGGGAATCACTCAGTCGGAATAGGGTGAAATCACTAGGATAATTGGACTTTCTTAtttgaccgtccaataaatgtccaccaatcatatAGATATTCAAATAATGTAACATCTAAAATGGATAATATAACTTTGGACTGCTTATTTTGACTGACTTGAATGTCATAGTGGCAGTTTGTaagcgcctgcgtatcatcccTCACGCTgagctagagtatcaaagtttctttcTGGAAAACCCCTAAACCATGAGTGGATTGGAGGGCCTTTTGCGCCTATTGGGTCACTTTGCCCCTTGTTTTAGGAGTTAAAATTGCATGCATTTCTATACAGTCTTTCAATTGTGGCAAGCGGGGCCACCTTTCCCTATCCAGACCGACCGGAATCACCCATGACACATGTTTTACACAATGCCCATAGAACACCTGTCTGCGGGGCCCACTTTGTTGTACAtgtaaatccactctatccatcacgTGAGAACCCTATCCCGAACCATACATACAAAAGATACAAAAGATCAACCCGATGAATTTTAGATCTATTGTATtttgtttttgaaatttttgttggTTTTAAGTTGTGGGTCTCATTGTATATACGCTTGTTGCCTTAGGGCTTGAGCTCCATTAAGAGGGCATGTGAATTTAGTCATGTGGGGAGTTATGCCAATAGCTATAATCTATGCTATTAACCATACATGCATGCGCACCGAACTGAGTCCGCGTGCGCAATGGGACAGGCTGAGTCGGGTGCGAGTAGTCGTAGGACTTTATTTATGTGAAATtatactcgcacttgcgccttttcattttaagctAGACAAATGTGATCGTTCAATTGGTTACACCTGTTGAGTCTAAACCCAACAGACCAAACCCTTTtgaaagggtgcttaatgcaccacttcagaGTTTATATAAGGACTTCCGTTTCATTTTCTAAAACAACGAAAAATGTTTTCTAATCTTCTGAAAACTCTCATCATAATTTGGTTTATGAATTTTTGGTTGCTATGTTTGTCGCTAAGTCAACACAACACTTTCCAGTTAAACTGCCAGTGGTTTGAGCCCACGTACAATGAGTGCACCATGTTAGGACCAAGTCATAGTCATTATATCTTGGATGTCGAATGCTCTAGAAACCTTTTGCACTTGGGACCTTGTCCAAGGGGAACAAATTCGATTTTATGCCAATTGACtcatgtcacgcctcgactcaaatcTATACCTCTTctatctcaaattttattttctttttttattctcgATTTTAGATAGtctatttgattcaaccaaatattccaacaagatcatgctgatttttgcaTCTTCACTGATGAGTTGTACTAATTAATGGTTTCAACAGAAGAGACACGTCATGTTGATGCCACGCAAACCTgcggttggcatcccatccccgtTGTTCCATgtgtcatggcccacctgagatgttGATCTGGTTGACTTTTTTCCCCGTGCTGAGAATGGAGGATAGGACCTGATGGACAGTGAATTTTACATAATCAACATCTAGAGTTTGTTTAGTGACATATGAGCACAtattgagaagaagaaaaaaatttacATAAGCAACTTGTATAAAAACCAAAAACTCCACTGTCCACCCATCTGCATGATAATGAACGTACGAATCCATTCCATAAACAAATTAAATTAGACAAGTGAACAACTGAAACAAAAATTCTTACCACTAGTATAATAGGTGTGTTGCTTGCTTTTGATTCAAGTCAATGTCTCAGCAATAGAAGAAGCTTTGGGCTTCGTTTTTGTGGGACTGGTTGCATCCAATCCCTCATTACTGTCAAACAACTGTTTCCTCAGTATATCATGCAACTGCCCAAAAAGTTGCTTTTTCAGTGCATCAAATGCCATCTCCAACCTCTCCAGCTGCTCTGTTGCATTTGTATTGTACATGAACAGCCCATAATAAAGCTCATAGCTATCGCCTGATGTGTTCTCCACTAACTCCAATAATACCTCGTATCCTTTTGTATTTATTGGCGTCGACTGCAGACCCAATTTCCCCAGAACTCGACCCACCGTGTGCGTTATAAACTGTGACCCAGCAGCATATTTATCATGTTCCATGCAAGACATTTCCATCATCTTACAGCCCTCCTGGGCAAAAATATTCAAAAAGCGCTCGCAGCGGTTTGATCTCAACTGATCAGTTCCAATCCTCACCTTGTCGTAGATGAAAGGGAGATCTTTCCACCCTTTTTTTCCACTCTCCGGCCCAAACATCGGGTGTGTGCAAAGAATATCAAATTCAAGAGGAAGTATTTGAAGGAAGAGGTTTTTGGGGAATTCTTTTACAGAAAGGACATCGATAAAAAGGGTGTTTCGTTTCAGTCGTTGGATTGGGAGTGAAGAGAGTACATATTTGGTGGAGATAATGGAAGTGCAGAGAAGTATCACGTCTGGGTGTTCCTCACAGAGGTCGTGAGGATCAGAAAAGAATGAAACACCCAGCCTGTGAGCACTTTCAGAGTAGTTGGAGCGGGAATGCGCCAGGACAATGTGGCCCTGTTTGGTGATGGTCTTGGCAAGGAATTGGCCAAAGTTGCCGAAGCCTATGATTGCAATTTTAAGTTTGGTGCTGTTTTGGTGGTTGGCGTGAATCtgagattcataatcatatggttGGGCAGCATCAAGAGCTCTGATTCGGATTGCGCGATGTTGCAATGTACAATGGGCTGCACGGAAGGTAAGAGATGAAGAGTGAAAGGAGCAAGAAGAATAGTTGTTTAAAGGGAGACAAGGGTGGGGGGGTTTGGAGTGGTGGAGAGTAGGGAAGAGGGTGCACATTTTAGCAGCTGGAGATCAAGAATACCTGAAGGTGCAATTTACAAGGAGATGGGAAGGACAGAGGTGCAATTTACAATACTCGAAGGAATGGCCTCCGACTTCTCTCCCGTTAAGTTTTCCTCTCTATCTTCTTTCCTGCCCCTGTGATTACACAGAAATACATTTTAAAACAACAAAAATCTCCTAATTCTAAGGCTATTTCTGTAACACTAAGAAAACTAATAATGTTGAAAGCATTATCGATGGGTAGAAATTCAACGAATACCTTAATGCACCCTACCTAATTTGGATATACTAAAAAAATGCATGTGCAGTTGCATATGAGAACATTTCAATCACAAATCTTTTtcaatataatcaatacagactgTCTTCTTCTTAGCCATTGATGGATGGGAAGAATCACCTAATCAAGTGATTCTTGAGAGTTATACAAGGAAACACATCTATGCGCCAACGCAAGTGGAAACATGGTGCAGACTGTAGGATCTAAGACATCgattaggtgggtcacatcatgtAGATACCATTGCTAAAAGTTCAGGCATGTCCACTCATCAAATTTCCACAATGTTCTAAACCTGCCTATGCTTCCTTACACACCCATCTATTTCATAAAATATTGCTTACTTTGTGAATAGACCAACCCAACATTCAAGAAAGTGTATCTACATGGTCATTAATgggtggcttggatctcacacgtgtTTGTGCCTGGAAAAACAATGTGAACCTTGTCCACTGGTGATGTGGATGCTCCCTCCCTCTCACAGGAACTTTATGAGGAGCATATCGCCATTAACTTGACAAGCCAAGGGGGTCACTCAAACGGGCCTCAGGCCCCCAACTTGCCgaaaatgggccccatggatCATGTATTTGACAGGAATCCTTATTATGACTACTTTGTATGAGCGGTTGTATTAAATACAAGTAATATGCAGTCTCATGTATTCAGTACCAGTTTGTGTACATGTGCATATGCCATGCAGCAtgtgtaaaatttataaaataataaaattacccaaaaaaaaaaaagtgcatatgCGACCATAAAGCAAACAGAAACTAACATGCACAAGCTTTAATTAGAAGTTACAAGTAGTGACATAAGTCTTTCTTTATTTGTTTCCTAATATTTTAGGGAAGTCCAGATTTGTACAAAGTTGGAAAGAGCAATTGGAATCAGATGGGAGTCCAACATTAATTTCATCGGTTCTCTCTCATCAAGTATAGTCAGGAAGCCAAAAAATTTAAGGGTATTCATTTCACAGAGTTGGTCAGAAGTTGGAAAGAATATATTATGAACAATGATAGCAGACTGGCAGTGAAGATTGTTAGGTGGCCCCCACCACCAGCAGCTTGGTGGAAGCTGGACGTCAATAGCAATTCAATGGGAAACAAAAGAAAGTTTGGGTGGGGGTCCTGGACGACCAAAGAAAAATCAAGATCAGTTTCTCCAGTGCTCCTCAGCAATGTAGAAGAAATTAAGACCAGGGTGAAGCTTGCAAAAGATATACAAATAAGAAAGCCGTTTCAGGATCATGACGGTGATAACTGAAGGGCTTCTGGGTTACTGGGTCTAAACCGACTCCTAGGAAGCAGCCATTTATTATAAATGAGATCAAATGATTAGTATTATGATCCCAAAGGTTTAATAGCCTAACTTAACACGTTGCATCAGTATTGGggcttttggcatattggttaggttcttaacattAGTATCAAAGCCAACACCACGTCATGTGCTTGATTCATGGAAGGGGCAACCTATGGAAAGGACTACCTGGAAAAAACTGCCGAGCGTGGTGGAATGTTATGATCTCAATGGTTTAATAGCTTAACTTAACACATTCCAACAGGCCTGGggcttttggcatattggttaGGTTATTAACAGTTAAGTGTCTTCATATTCGATTTCTAACAAACCCACCCCTAGAGAAGCCAATCCCATGGCCAATCAAAGGGACTGAGTCTAAGATGATTCCTTCGAAGCAGGCAGGTTAGTGTCTTTGTATTTGACTTCTCTCAACCTCACCCCTAGAGAAGCCAATCCCATGGCTGATCGAAGGACTGCTGAGCTTCTGTTCACAGTCCTTAAATTCTCCCTGTTGTTCTGTGTGTGAATTCGAGCTACAATCTGGCATAAGGATTTCAATTTTGCAATTAGTTTCCATCTATAGAATTGTTGCATTGCCTCTcttcaggggaaaaaaaaacacccaTTTCCATCAGATAGCAGCTGTTAAACACCAGAAAATAATATCTCAATTTCGGCCAATATATTTGATTAATGAAAAATCCAAACCTCCAATAAAACATAGATAGCGAGGAAAAACTGCATTGCATCTTCTCATCTATCAAAATCCTAAACAGAAAATCCCATTCACATACCACAATCCTAACCTTCTAACCCGAGTCCTAACATCGAATAAACGGACGATAATCGAAATTTTCAATCTTGGAGTCCAGAAACGGATCAAACGGCTAGGGTCCCGCAGATCGAAATCCGCTGGAAAAAAGGAAGGATTGGAGGA
This region includes:
- the LOC131222412 gene encoding arogenate dehydrogenase 2, chloroplastic-like, whose amino-acid sequence is MCTLFPTLHHSKPPHPCLPLNNYSSCSFHSSSLTFRAAHCTLQHRAIRIRALDAAQPYDYESQIHANHQNSTKLKIAIIGFGNFGQFLAKTITKQGHIVLAHSRSNYSESAHRLGVSFFSDPHDLCEEHPDVILLCTSIISTKYVLSSLPIQRLKRNTLFIDVLSVKEFPKNLFLQILPLEFDILCTHPMFGPESGKKGWKDLPFIYDKVRIGTDQLRSNRCERFLNIFAQEGCKMMEMSCMEHDKYAAGSQFITHTVGRVLGKLGLQSTPINTKGYEVLLELVENTSGDSYELYYGLFMYNTNATEQLERLEMAFDALKKQLFGQLHDILRKQLFDSNEGLDATSPTKTKPKASSIAETLT